A DNA window from Ranitomeya imitator isolate aRanImi1 chromosome 2, aRanImi1.pri, whole genome shotgun sequence contains the following coding sequences:
- the CDC26 gene encoding anaphase-promoting complex subunit CDC26: MLRRKPTRLELKLDDIEEFENIRKDLESRKKQREEVDLSSNEPDAAAVPLSTDAKTREQTIHDRIGYKPQPKPNSHTTQFGNFEF, encoded by the exons ATGCTACGCAGGAAGCCCACCCGCCTGGAGCTGAAACTGGATGACATTGAGGAGTTTGAGAACATCCGGAAAGATCTGGAG AGTCGGAAGAAGCAGCGGGAGGAGGTGGACCTGTCATCCAATGAGCCAGACGCTGCCGCAGTCCCCCTCAGCACCGATGCGAAGACGCGAGAGCAGACTATACACGATAGGATTGGGTACAAGCCACAGCCAAAACCCAACAGTCACACAACACAGTTTGGAAACTTTGAGTTCTAG
- the SLC31A1 gene encoding high affinity copper uptake protein 1, whose translation MSHIHDSMTTSDPHGGHHHPTTGGHHHPTTPEHNHGGEGSMHMMHMTFYFGYENVELLFTGLVINTAGEMAGAFVAVFLLALLYEGLKISRESLLRKSQVSIRYNSMPVPGPNGTTLMETHKTVGQQMLSLPHVFQTFLHIIQVVVSYFLMLVFMTYNAYLCIAVAAGAGTGYFLFSWKKAVVVDITEHCH comes from the exons ATGTCCCACATACACGATAGTATGACCACGTCTGATCCGCACGGTGGGCATCACCATCCCACCACAGGTGGGCATCACCATCCCACCACACCTGAGCACAATCATGGAGGCGAAGGGTCTATGCATATGATG CACATGACGTTTTATTTCGGATACGAGAACGTGGAGCTTCTGTTCACGGGATTGGTGATCAATACGGCAGGAG AAATGGCTGGAGCCTTTGTAGCGGTCTTTCTGCTTGCTCTGTTGTACGAGGGACTGAAGATCTCCCGCGAATCTTTGCTCAGGAAGTCGCAAGTCAGCATCCGCTATAACTCTATGCCGGTACCAGGACCCAACGGCACCACCCTGATGGAGACTCACAAGACTGTAGG ACAGCAGATGCTGAGCCTGCCCCACGTTTTCCAGACCTTCCTGCACATCATCCAAGTCGTGGTCAGCTACTTCCTTATGTTGGTATTCATGACCTACAACGCCTATCTGTGCATCGCTGTGGCAGCTGGAGCGGGCACCGGCTACTTCCTCTTCAGCTGGAAGAAGGCTGTGGTGGTGGATATAACTGAACATTGCCATTAA